CGGTCCCCGCGTCCTCAGCATCATCTGCTCTCGGATCAGGGCTTGTGGCACCGGTTTCGCCCTACAGACCCGGTCACCCCGTATTCCCCATCTCCCCTGCCGGACTACACTACCCTGGAGCCCTAACGGGGCATTATGCCAGCTACCCTCAGCCCTTTTTGCCTCATGGGGTGACTCTAGACCCGAGTAAGGCCAGCAGCAGTCAGTTGATTAATGCTCAGCTGTCCGGAGCCGCTGGCTCTCTCAGCAGTAAGGCGGGGTCCAGTCCCCTCGCCGGAGCCTCTCCGCCATCCATCATGTCCAGTAGCCTGTGTAGAGACCCGTTCTGCCTGAGCTACCACTGCGCCAGCCATTTATCATCTAATAGCACGCACGACACCGCTGCAGCCACGGCCCTAAAGTCTGGATATCCCCTCATGTACTCAACCCACCCCATGCACCCTCTGTCGGCCTCTACGCCTTCATTTACCGGACACCCTTTGTACCCATACGGCTTCATGCTGCCAAACGAATCGCAGTCGCATGTTTGTAACTGGGTATCCGCTAATGGGCCCTGCGACAAGCGCTTCTCGTCGTCAGAAGAACTTTTGGCGCATTTGCGGACGCACACCGCGTTTACGGGCGCGGATAAACTCATGTCAGGATATCCGATATCCCATATGCCCGTACATCCAACCGGACCCCCTCTCACCCTCAGGACCCCGCATCACGCGCTCGGACTCGGCGCGCGCTATCACCCGTATTCCAAAAGCCCCCTGCCGACGCCCGGTGCGCCGGTGCACGCAGCTGCGGGTCAGTTTTACTCTCCATATGCGCTGTACGGACAGAGACTGACCACAGCCCCAGGACTCGGATATCAGTGAGAAATAAGTGTATCaaatggtttgtgtgtgtgtgtgtgtgtgtgtgtgtgtgtgtgtgtgtgtgtgcgcgcgtgtgttgACCTCAGGGTTTATTAATGGGCCATTATTTATTAAAGTTAGCTTTAAAGCAacagaaataaacaaacatatttcAACACGACTCACATGGCTTTATTTAAACTCTTATAGTGCACAACAGAAGAAATGATCATTgtggttattattattttttataagaaACGTGACACAGCCCTTATCTAAAGAAGCACTGCGCCTTATAACCAAATTTTGTTTTCTAAATTTGAAGTTGTGTTTTACAATTTTATACTGTCCAACTCAGGGAAAACAAGTGTccattgaaaaataaaaacgcAGTCTAGTCTTGTATGATGGTTTATAAAGAATATTAAAATTGTCTTCATTTATCATTTCAGTCACAACATCTGTTACCCTTgcaataaacaacatttaacaaaatgtttaaTGAAGAAACAATATGGATACAATAAGTAACATTAATTCAAAGCAAAGTTTTAgagatttaaatttaaaaacactaaATCTCTACATGTAAACTAGAATGTTTTGTTTTCTATAAATTTAATGATTCAAGAATTtgaaaaggtttaaaaataggTCTAAAAATCGCCAATTCCTTCTTTTAACTATAAGGGAATATGCTTTCTCAATATGCTGTCAAATTCGAGTGCAttcattaaacatgacaaatGTGTAGGCCTGATGGTTTGAATCTGTCACAAATGATGGTTTACATGATTGATGGATCTTACATGTAAACCTATAACATTACAATAGTAATCATTAATGgatatttatataatgcagaaCAAATTGTTTATGTACTAAAACAGAACCTATAAGTGTCATGACATTTCTAACAAATATTCATGAACAATATtctgttgtttttaataaaaaaattacatgttatattggtttatttttaacttctttaataaacatccagcagttttttatgaatttt
The Paramisgurnus dabryanus chromosome 1, PD_genome_1.1, whole genome shotgun sequence genome window above contains:
- the LOC135765399 gene encoding zinc finger protein 503-like → MITLPTESAVFSVVNLVWEKNRTHKPDLNQLPPADPKRQANRLPVKVLKMLTARTGHILHPDYLQPLPSTPVSPIELDAKKSPLALLAQTCSQIGKSDSSAKLSTITSDKDSKSSPLKISDIGVEDKSSFKPYSKSSERKESSGDKSGFRVPSATCRPNTPRTVSPSSCSSASPQPGRLESGDKMAKRENDRNKSSTPDNSGTTNPSKTSSESNIEASKPHDTLKASPSDTVPASSASSALGSGLVAPVSPYRPGHPVFPISPAGLHYPGALTGHYASYPQPFLPHGVTLDPSKASSSQLINAQLSGAAGSLSSKAGSSPLAGASPPSIMSSSLCRDPFCLSYHCASHLSSNSTHDTAAATALKSGYPLMYSTHPMHPLSASTPSFTGHPLYPYGFMLPNESQSHVCNWVSANGPCDKRFSSSEELLAHLRTHTAFTGADKLMSGYPISHMPVHPTGPPLTLRTPHHALGLGARYHPYSKSPLPTPGAPVHAAAGQFYSPYALYGQRLTTAPGLGYQ